The following coding sequences lie in one Deltaproteobacteria bacterium genomic window:
- a CDS encoding sigma 54-interacting transcriptional regulator, giving the protein MSHRLDTETALHSADMEAVARRLVELACTETGTRDGAVFLHDPRAQGLKVDFHMVEGVIVALPGTGAILRPRHDGRPNGIALACFQSGEPYLCNDTSRDPHYARYFREVSSVLAVPIPWQGKPMGVLTVSSTKRGAFHREQVATLEEIAASSSKFLRRAQLAGATRADGRPFVIKGLSPAWLEVERRIEQVSGTDAPVLVQGESGTGKDLVSRAIHFNSKRSHKPYVTVNCAAIPETMLESVLFGHVKGAFTGATFNKLGEFQKADGGTLFLDELGELPLALQAKVLRALEQGEVTPLGSNRAPERVDVRVICATNRDLAAMVRERQFRDDLYYRVGVVAIELPPLRTYRDNLEILAQVFVQQAAERHGRSVNRISRGALSLLAAYDFPGNMRELKNAMEHAVILASGEDLDSEHLPRSIREKPPSAPAPTTTVASTKKPAATLAELRETWLAPNERAYLQALLAASNGEVSAAAQRAGVTRATLYRLMSKHGITLRRLAM; this is encoded by the coding sequence ATGTCTCATCGCTTGGACACGGAGACCGCGCTCCACTCCGCGGACATGGAGGCGGTGGCGCGGCGGCTGGTGGAGCTGGCGTGCACCGAGACGGGCACGCGCGACGGCGCCGTCTTCCTCCACGATCCGCGCGCCCAGGGCCTCAAGGTCGACTTCCACATGGTGGAGGGCGTGATCGTGGCGCTGCCGGGCACGGGCGCCATCCTCCGGCCACGACACGACGGGCGGCCCAACGGCATCGCCCTCGCCTGCTTCCAGAGCGGCGAGCCCTACCTCTGCAACGACACCTCTCGCGATCCGCACTACGCGCGCTACTTCCGCGAGGTGTCGTCGGTGCTGGCGGTGCCCATCCCCTGGCAGGGCAAGCCGATGGGGGTGCTCACCGTCTCGTCGACGAAGCGCGGCGCCTTCCACCGCGAGCAGGTGGCGACGCTCGAAGAGATTGCCGCGAGCTCGAGCAAGTTCCTTCGGCGCGCGCAGCTCGCGGGCGCGACACGCGCGGATGGCCGGCCGTTTGTCATCAAGGGCCTCTCGCCCGCGTGGCTCGAGGTGGAGCGGCGCATCGAGCAGGTCTCGGGCACCGACGCGCCCGTGCTGGTGCAGGGCGAGAGCGGCACGGGTAAGGACCTCGTCTCGCGCGCCATCCACTTCAACAGCAAGCGCAGCCACAAGCCGTACGTCACCGTGAACTGCGCGGCCATCCCGGAGACGATGCTGGAGAGCGTGCTCTTCGGCCACGTGAAGGGCGCGTTCACCGGCGCCACGTTCAACAAGCTCGGCGAGTTCCAGAAGGCCGACGGCGGCACCCTCTTCCTCGACGAGCTCGGCGAGCTGCCGCTGGCGCTCCAGGCCAAGGTGCTGCGCGCGCTCGAGCAAGGCGAGGTCACGCCGCTGGGCTCGAACCGCGCGCCCGAGCGCGTGGACGTGCGCGTGATCTGTGCGACGAATCGCGACCTGGCCGCGATGGTGCGCGAGCGCCAGTTCCGCGACGACCTCTATTACCGCGTCGGTGTCGTGGCCATCGAGCTGCCGCCGCTGCGGACCTATAGGGACAACCTGGAGATCCTCGCTCAGGTCTTCGTGCAGCAGGCCGCGGAGCGCCACGGCCGGTCGGTGAACCGCATCTCGCGCGGGGCGCTCTCGCTGCTGGCGGCCTACGATTTCCCCGGAAACATGCGCGAGCTCAAGAACGCCATGGAGCACGCGGTGATCCTCGCGAGCGGAGAAGATCTCGACTCGGAGCACCTGCCCCGCTCCATCCGCGAGAAACCCCCGAGCGCGCCCGCGCCGACGACGACCGTCGCTTCCACGAAGAAGCCGGCCGCGACGCTCGCCGAGCTCCGCGAGACCTGGCTCGCGCCCAACGAGCGCGCGTACCTGCAAGCCCTGCTCGCGGCGTCGAACGGCGAGGTGAGCGCGGCCGCCCAGCGCGCAGGCGTGACCCGGGCCACGCTCTACCGGCTGATGAGCAAGCACGGCATCACCCTGCGACGCCTGGCGATGTAA
- a CDS encoding YegP family protein: MTGARFDVFKGLDGKYYFDLRAANGEIVLQSQGYSTKTSANSGVTSVKINGINAARFEVRTAADSSTYFVLKAANGAVIGVSQMYGTSAAANDGIQSMISTVSGIVSK, translated from the coding sequence GTGACCGGCGCGCGCTTCGACGTCTTCAAGGGCCTCGACGGCAAGTACTACTTCGATCTCCGCGCGGCCAACGGTGAGATCGTGCTCCAGTCGCAGGGCTACAGCACCAAGACCAGCGCCAACTCGGGCGTGACCTCGGTGAAGATCAACGGCATCAACGCGGCCCGCTTCGAGGTCCGCACGGCGGCCGACAGCTCGACCTACTTCGTGCTCAAGGCGGCCAACGGCGCGGTCATCGGCGTGAGCCAGATGTACGGCACCAGCGCGGCGGCGAACGACGGCATCCAGTCGATGATCAGCACCGTCTCGGGCATCGTCAGCAAGTAA
- a CDS encoding helix-turn-helix domain-containing protein, whose product MANTIPDSRPDHPGLGDQVPEASQGHEVHDLTGELVDPNHLPVALTVAEVAALLRLDPRTVRRLIRLGDLEGNQAGHAIRVRRDSVLEWLRGKRASRSRGSPR is encoded by the coding sequence ATGGCGAACACGATCCCAGACTCACGACCCGACCATCCAGGGCTGGGCGATCAGGTACCCGAGGCATCTCAAGGGCACGAGGTCCACGACCTGACCGGGGAGCTGGTCGACCCCAACCACCTTCCGGTCGCACTGACCGTTGCCGAGGTGGCCGCCCTTCTCCGCCTCGACCCGCGCACCGTACGGCGGCTGATCCGGCTCGGCGATCTCGAGGGCAACCAGGCTGGCCATGCCATCCGCGTTCGCCGGGACAGCGTACTAGAATGGCTTCGCGGCAAGCGTGCGTCTCGCTCACGAGGGAGTCCTCGATGA
- a CDS encoding ArsA family ATPase yields MNERRTPDAPPYLDALLRAQRVIVCCGAGGVGKTTTAAALGLAAARQGRRVLVLTIDPARRLGEALGLRESGPTPSRVERAGAMDAWMLDPRVVFEDMVRRLTADEAKVQRILQNKLYRALRDLVAGMQEYTAAEALFGFVECGKYDLVVLDTPPSRNALEFLEAPRKLSLFLDERIVGVFMPSEGANVLMRGARSLVGTIFDRVFGEGFLGEVQEFLSAFSGMFSAMRGHSEAVRSLLTGPQASFVVVTSPEPSAIDEGQFLHEHLVKLGLPFAGYVLNRSWAYTRGLSGPETLELPADASEALRAGYQKLCGLADHERQLAARDRALLATLAARGRPAVATPNLGGAIEDFEGLLSLAESFVSRERAPDALTSAS; encoded by the coding sequence GTGAACGAGCGGCGCACGCCCGACGCCCCGCCCTACCTCGACGCGCTCCTGCGCGCCCAGCGGGTGATCGTGTGCTGCGGCGCCGGCGGCGTGGGCAAGACCACCACCGCGGCCGCGCTGGGCCTGGCCGCCGCGAGGCAGGGCCGTCGAGTGCTGGTGCTGACGATCGATCCTGCGCGCCGACTCGGCGAGGCCCTCGGGTTGCGCGAGAGCGGGCCCACACCTTCGCGCGTGGAGCGCGCCGGCGCGATGGACGCGTGGATGTTGGATCCGCGCGTGGTCTTCGAAGACATGGTGCGCCGTCTCACCGCCGACGAGGCCAAGGTTCAGCGCATCCTCCAGAACAAGCTCTACCGCGCGCTCCGCGACCTGGTGGCCGGCATGCAGGAGTACACCGCGGCCGAGGCGCTCTTCGGCTTCGTGGAGTGCGGCAAGTACGACCTGGTGGTCCTCGACACGCCACCCTCGCGCAACGCGCTGGAGTTCCTGGAGGCGCCGAGAAAGCTCTCCCTCTTCCTCGACGAGCGCATCGTGGGCGTGTTCATGCCCAGCGAGGGCGCGAACGTGCTCATGCGCGGCGCGCGCTCGCTGGTGGGAACCATCTTCGACCGCGTCTTCGGCGAGGGATTCCTCGGCGAGGTGCAGGAGTTCCTCTCCGCGTTCTCGGGGATGTTCTCGGCCATGCGCGGCCACTCGGAGGCGGTGCGGAGCCTGCTCACCGGGCCGCAGGCGTCGTTCGTGGTGGTCACCAGCCCCGAGCCCTCGGCGATCGACGAGGGCCAGTTCCTGCACGAGCACCTGGTGAAGCTGGGGCTGCCCTTCGCGGGCTACGTGCTCAACCGCAGCTGGGCGTACACGCGCGGGCTGAGCGGGCCGGAGACGCTCGAGCTCCCGGCAGACGCGTCGGAAGCGCTCCGCGCCGGATACCAGAAGCTCTGCGGCCTCGCGGATCACGAGCGGCAGCTCGCCGCCCGCGATCGCGCCCTGCTCGCCACGCTCGCCGCCCGCGGCCGGCCCGCGGTGGCCACGCCCAACCTCGGCGGCGCCATCGAAGACTTCGAGGGCTTGCTCTCCCTGGCCGAGAGCTTCGTCTCGCGCGAGCGCGCGCCCGACGCACTCACCTCGGCATCGTGA
- a CDS encoding carbohydrate porin has translation MARSLSALSVGLLLVVAGPAQAQSDSVPVLDPDGATLFSHPDTWWWSSGQVNLITQAHPTFTSPYSGPNSLSASAEARTSYVATLYLGARVTHLTELLFDVESAGGRGIGDALGLGGFTDLDVVRNPTLGPAPYIARAMVRQIISFSSDEVEEHRDNLHLAGKVPKRRLELRAGKFGTADFFDTNSYGSDSHLQFMNWTVDNNGSYDYAADTRGYTLGAILDYEEPRFGVLFGAMLMPTIANGPDYDFDIQHAHAENLEVDIRESIAERAGVVRLIGYANHADMGSYREAITAYQLGVDPVPNVDAHREKGRIKYGFSGNLEQTLQGPLACFARAGWNEGHNESFAYTEVDDTVELGLHLDGSLYGRSLDSSGLSAVTNGLSPDHREYLALGGSGFILGDGRLTYARETIVEGYYTASLTHGVFAAIDAQFVANPGFNRDRGPLWVGSLRLHFEI, from the coding sequence ATGGCGCGCTCGCTCTCCGCACTCTCCGTGGGACTCCTGCTGGTGGTCGCCGGGCCGGCGCAGGCGCAGTCCGATTCGGTGCCGGTGCTCGATCCGGACGGCGCCACGCTCTTCTCGCATCCCGACACCTGGTGGTGGAGCTCCGGGCAGGTGAACCTCATCACCCAGGCGCACCCCACGTTCACGTCGCCGTACAGCGGGCCGAACAGCTTGAGCGCGAGCGCCGAGGCGCGGACGTCGTACGTGGCCACGCTCTACCTGGGCGCGCGGGTCACGCACCTCACGGAGCTGCTGTTCGACGTCGAGTCGGCCGGCGGCCGCGGCATCGGCGACGCGCTCGGCCTGGGTGGCTTCACCGACCTCGACGTGGTGCGCAACCCCACGCTCGGGCCCGCGCCCTACATCGCCCGCGCGATGGTGCGGCAGATCATCTCCTTCTCGAGCGACGAGGTCGAAGAGCACCGCGACAACCTGCACCTCGCGGGCAAGGTGCCGAAGCGGCGGCTGGAGCTGCGCGCGGGCAAGTTCGGCACCGCGGACTTCTTCGACACCAACAGCTACGGCTCCGACAGCCACCTGCAGTTCATGAACTGGACCGTCGACAACAACGGCTCCTACGACTACGCGGCCGACACGCGCGGCTACACGCTCGGCGCGATCCTCGACTACGAAGAGCCGCGCTTCGGTGTGCTCTTCGGCGCCATGCTCATGCCCACAATCGCCAACGGGCCCGACTACGACTTCGACATTCAGCACGCGCACGCGGAGAACCTCGAGGTGGACATCCGCGAGTCGATCGCCGAGCGCGCCGGCGTGGTGCGGCTCATCGGCTACGCGAACCACGCCGACATGGGCAGCTACCGGGAGGCGATCACCGCGTACCAGCTCGGCGTCGATCCGGTGCCGAACGTGGACGCGCACCGCGAGAAGGGCCGCATCAAGTACGGCTTCAGCGGGAACCTGGAGCAGACGCTCCAGGGCCCGCTCGCGTGCTTCGCGCGCGCGGGCTGGAACGAGGGGCACAACGAGTCGTTTGCGTACACCGAGGTGGACGACACCGTGGAGCTCGGGCTGCACCTCGACGGCTCGCTCTACGGCCGCAGCCTGGACTCGAGCGGGCTCTCGGCCGTGACCAACGGCCTCTCGCCGGATCACCGCGAGTACCTCGCGCTCGGCGGCAGCGGCTTCATCCTCGGAGATGGGCGGCTCACCTACGCGCGCGAGACGATCGTCGAGGGCTACTACACGGCCAGCCTCACCCACGGGGTCTTCGCGGCCATCGACGCGCAGTTCGTCGCGAACCCGGGCTTCAACCGCGACCGCGGGCCTCTGTGGGTGGGCTCGCTGCGCCTGCACTTCGAAATATGA
- a CDS encoding tetratricopeptide repeat protein → MSAETDRDAVKARLNEARALLEESSYAEAESLLAPLDQELNLAGFVSAETAYLRAWVRMGAASLEFRQGAIAEASTLLGDALDRVKTSLRLDAGSSDAQALQEAVRSELYKAVSHFASLGQDRDALAFYDTLRCREFASGEETHVTAASCLHRLGQIDDAQRVLEAILTLAPRSRAAWTALSEVAKKIGDAELEESCELELSTLEPFALPRLLPELKKL, encoded by the coding sequence ATGAGCGCCGAAACAGATCGAGATGCTGTGAAGGCGCGGCTCAATGAGGCCCGCGCACTACTCGAGGAATCATCCTACGCGGAAGCCGAGTCCCTGCTCGCACCGCTCGACCAGGAGCTCAATCTGGCTGGCTTTGTCTCGGCTGAGACGGCGTACCTCCGGGCTTGGGTCCGCATGGGTGCGGCGTCCCTTGAGTTCCGCCAAGGAGCAATCGCGGAGGCGTCCACCCTACTCGGTGACGCCCTGGACCGCGTCAAGACGTCCTTGCGGCTCGATGCCGGGTCCAGCGACGCACAAGCGCTGCAGGAGGCGGTTCGCTCCGAATTGTATAAGGCCGTGTCGCATTTCGCGTCACTCGGGCAGGACCGCGATGCCCTCGCCTTCTACGACACGCTCCGCTGCCGCGAGTTTGCTTCTGGCGAAGAAACCCACGTCACGGCGGCGAGCTGCCTGCACCGACTCGGGCAAATCGACGACGCGCAACGCGTCCTCGAGGCAATCCTCACTCTGGCCCCGCGGAGCCGGGCGGCGTGGACCGCCCTCAGTGAGGTGGCGAAGAAGATCGGTGATGCGGAGCTCGAGGAATCATGCGAGCTGGAGTTGTCCACCCTTGAGCCTTTCGCGCTGCCGCGGCTGCTGCCCGAACTGAAAAAGCTATGA
- a CDS encoding metal/formaldehyde-sensitive transcriptional repressor, translating into MAHLIREKKKLINRVRRIRGQLDAVERALADEEECAKILLTIAACRGAVDGLMSEVFDGHIRMHMADPDSNPKSERSRAARELIEAARAYLR; encoded by the coding sequence ATGGCCCACCTCATCCGCGAGAAGAAGAAGCTCATCAACCGCGTTCGCCGCATTCGTGGGCAGCTCGACGCGGTGGAGCGCGCCCTCGCCGACGAAGAGGAGTGCGCGAAGATCCTCCTCACCATTGCCGCGTGTCGGGGCGCGGTGGACGGCCTGATGTCCGAGGTCTTCGACGGCCACATCCGGATGCACATGGCGGATCCCGACTCGAACCCCAAGTCGGAGCGCTCGCGCGCCGCCCGCGAGCTCATCGAGGCCGCGCGCGCATATCTGCGCTAG
- a CDS encoding tyrosine-type recombinase/integrase has translation MSVMQRKWRDPKTGALRKSWMIDVTVRMPDGSRSPRVRMAAPVQTRRDAEIFERKVRNEIENGTYGKKPEKKLAPTLREFAPKVLEAAEANRLKPSTIEAKKLILEGRLMRMFGDKRLDQFDELDIQRIKAEMKERNSKTVNNVLCVLNGTLKLAVKLKEISALPVHIELLKVELRDMDFYEFGQYTDLVEAAGKIDRRTVAMVLLGGDAGLRLGEILALEWTDVDFKRRQLRIQRGEWRGKVSLPKGGRGRKIPMTKALTAALEDLRHLRGPRVFYRDDGTPMSQQTLKSWMAQAQRRANLEVTAGLHILRHTFCSHLAMRAVAPVTIKELAGHKSLSTTMRYMHLSPSEKDRAIAMLDDRPVESISETHGTCMAHEVVFEDNPRQLLRP, from the coding sequence ATGAGCGTGATGCAGAGGAAGTGGCGCGACCCGAAGACGGGCGCGCTGAGGAAGTCCTGGATGATCGACGTGACGGTGAGGATGCCGGACGGGTCGAGGTCGCCGCGCGTTCGCATGGCGGCCCCGGTCCAGACGCGCCGTGACGCCGAGATCTTCGAAAGGAAGGTGCGCAACGAGATCGAGAATGGGACCTACGGGAAGAAGCCCGAGAAGAAGCTCGCACCCACGCTGAGGGAGTTCGCGCCCAAGGTGCTCGAGGCGGCCGAAGCCAACCGGTTGAAGCCGTCCACCATCGAGGCCAAGAAGCTCATCCTCGAAGGCCGGCTGATGCGAATGTTCGGCGACAAGCGTCTCGACCAGTTCGACGAGCTCGACATCCAGCGCATCAAGGCCGAGATGAAGGAGCGGAACTCCAAGACGGTCAACAACGTCCTGTGCGTGCTCAACGGCACGCTGAAGCTCGCCGTGAAGCTGAAGGAGATCTCCGCCCTACCCGTCCACATCGAGCTCCTAAAGGTCGAGCTCCGCGACATGGATTTCTACGAGTTCGGCCAGTACACGGACCTCGTGGAGGCCGCAGGCAAGATCGATCGGCGCACCGTCGCCATGGTCTTGCTCGGGGGCGATGCCGGGCTCCGCCTCGGCGAGATCCTCGCGCTGGAGTGGACCGACGTCGACTTCAAGCGGAGGCAGCTCCGGATCCAGCGTGGCGAGTGGCGCGGCAAGGTGTCGCTGCCGAAGGGTGGTCGGGGCAGGAAGATCCCCATGACGAAGGCGCTCACCGCAGCGCTCGAAGACCTTCGACACCTTCGCGGTCCGCGGGTCTTCTACCGGGACGACGGCACGCCCATGTCGCAGCAGACGCTGAAGAGCTGGATGGCCCAGGCGCAGAGGCGGGCGAACCTGGAGGTCACCGCAGGCCTCCACATCCTGCGCCACACCTTCTGCTCGCACCTCGCGATGAGGGCCGTGGCGCCGGTGACCATCAAGGAGCTGGCGGGCCACAAGAGCCTGTCGACGACGATGCGCTACATGCACCTGTCGCCGTCAGAGAAGGACCGGGCGATCGCCATGCTCGACGACCGCCCGGTGGAATCGATTAGCGAAACTCATGGCACATGCATGGCACATGAGGTGGTTTTCGAAGATAACCCGCGGCAACTACTACGTCCCTGA
- a CDS encoding ArsA family ATPase — MRALLQRRAILVTGKGGVGKTTLAAAIAHLGARSGKRVLVAEVSYEPDATSPLARALGLERLSEEPKAIAPSLKAVLLTPTSGHVRFLRATLPVKRLADAALRAAAIRRFLLAAPTLAEMGILYRILDLVNEKRADGSFENELVVVDLPATGHAMGLAQIPSAILEVIRSGPIATATREGIALLKDPSRTTSVVVTLPETLPVSEAMELVQSIQHSAIPFSGVVLNRMPEDPFVAAEREAVDAWVQGKALLGARSLPRIDRARHAEARLRQLRVPVMSVGELATSGHVAPSLADALGSFS, encoded by the coding sequence GTGCGCGCGCTCCTGCAACGTCGGGCCATTCTGGTGACGGGCAAAGGCGGGGTGGGAAAGACCACCCTGGCCGCGGCGATCGCCCACCTCGGCGCGCGGAGCGGCAAGCGCGTGCTCGTTGCCGAGGTCTCCTACGAGCCCGACGCCACCTCGCCGCTCGCCCGCGCGCTCGGCCTGGAGCGGCTCAGCGAAGAGCCCAAGGCCATCGCGCCGAGCTTGAAAGCGGTGCTGCTCACGCCCACCTCCGGGCACGTGCGCTTCTTGCGCGCCACGCTCCCGGTGAAGCGGCTGGCCGACGCCGCCCTGCGCGCCGCCGCCATCCGCCGCTTCCTGCTCGCCGCGCCCACGCTCGCCGAGATGGGCATCCTCTATCGCATCCTCGATCTCGTGAACGAGAAGCGAGCCGACGGCAGCTTCGAGAACGAGCTCGTGGTCGTGGACCTGCCCGCCACCGGCCACGCCATGGGGCTCGCCCAGATTCCCAGCGCCATCCTCGAGGTGATCCGCTCCGGCCCCATCGCCACGGCCACGCGCGAGGGCATCGCACTCTTGAAGGACCCGAGCCGCACCACGAGCGTGGTGGTCACGCTCCCCGAGACGCTGCCCGTGAGCGAGGCGATGGAGCTCGTGCAGAGCATCCAGCACAGCGCCATTCCCTTCTCGGGCGTGGTGCTCAACCGCATGCCCGAAGATCCCTTCGTGGCCGCGGAGCGCGAGGCGGTGGACGCTTGGGTGCAAGGCAAGGCGCTGCTCGGCGCGCGCTCGCTGCCGCGGATCGATCGCGCGCGTCACGCCGAGGCCCGCCTGCGCCAACTTCGTGTGCCGGTGATGTCGGTGGGCGAGCTGGCGACAAGCGGGCACGTGGCGCCGTCGCTCGCCGACGCGTTGGGGAGCTTCTCGTGA
- a CDS encoding tetratricopeptide repeat protein, producing MRDRNATLSKMRERLEAAQGLVNRNEYSEARAEFVKLATELQQLGLRSANVLWGLAVVADYLGDPREAITRVEEALELDPLAVSIANSKGIILNRIRSMLSDVTRAPDDPTTPSLYELLLERGEADVDAHLAMARFYKHAGHHADALRVLSALTTLYPRAVEAWVAIEEAARAAGNSHLAEEAAIQVKLLGASLGKGAQA from the coding sequence ATGCGCGATCGCAACGCGACACTCTCGAAGATGCGCGAGCGCCTCGAAGCCGCCCAGGGGCTGGTGAACCGCAACGAGTATTCGGAGGCACGGGCAGAGTTCGTGAAGCTCGCCACGGAGCTCCAGCAGCTTGGCCTTCGCTCCGCGAACGTCCTTTGGGGCCTCGCGGTGGTCGCCGACTACCTCGGCGATCCCCGCGAGGCCATCACCCGGGTCGAGGAAGCCCTGGAGCTCGATCCGCTTGCTGTGTCCATCGCGAATTCAAAGGGGATCATCTTGAACCGCATCCGCTCCATGCTCTCCGACGTGACCCGGGCTCCCGATGATCCCACTACTCCTTCGCTGTACGAACTGCTGCTGGAACGTGGGGAGGCCGATGTCGACGCGCACCTCGCAATGGCACGGTTCTACAAGCACGCTGGCCATCATGCGGATGCGCTGCGCGTTCTCTCGGCACTGACAACCCTCTACCCGCGCGCAGTGGAAGCTTGGGTGGCAATCGAGGAGGCAGCTCGTGCCGCTGGCAACAGTCACCTCGCCGAAGAGGCCGCTATCCAGGTGAAGCTGCTGGGTGCCTCTCTTGGCAAGGGCGCTCAGGCGTAG
- a CDS encoding FHA domain-containing protein, with product MTWSLLSEGILVGRYARCNLSSRGLGRMSRVHALLVVRDGELWALDLASTNGITVGGREVQAGRLVGGTQLECGGLFLRYQPRSAAAA from the coding sequence GTGACCTGGTCGCTCCTGAGCGAAGGGATCCTCGTGGGCCGCTATGCCCGCTGCAATCTCTCGAGTCGAGGACTCGGGCGGATGTCGCGCGTCCACGCTCTGTTGGTGGTCAGGGATGGTGAGCTCTGGGCGCTGGACCTCGCCAGTACGAACGGCATCACCGTGGGCGGTCGAGAGGTGCAGGCCGGGCGGCTCGTCGGAGGCACGCAGTTGGAATGCGGAGGGCTCTTCCTTCGCTATCAGCCTCGTTCCGCTGCAGCGGCCTGA
- a CDS encoding WYL domain-containing transcriptional regulator — MSNLERKIALWRKLAGRKEGYRIKELSDALGVSKNTIQRDIDALSRCGLPVREEREGQALRYWIEPGGIPVAQLTQLELGSLDAASAALKPFDLTPIYGNYESGRAKVSPRSNGAAFETSEPVGPRVTLSVYEPLLQGILGSRRCRIRYTPRTEKEPREYEVEPYQFFLAYGVTYLRARVPPHAGRAQFLMHRISEATLTDRVFERKALKTTAFRVWESEPEDVEVVFSPNIAPLIAERSWHRTQKLEHQPDGSLVFKASLSGKSEFVGWVMSWAPWAELVKPEAWRKELLDRAGQAAETHKLRPCG, encoded by the coding sequence ATGTCGAACCTCGAACGCAAGATCGCCCTCTGGCGCAAGCTGGCCGGTAGGAAGGAGGGCTACCGAATCAAGGAGCTTTCGGATGCGCTCGGGGTCTCCAAGAACACCATTCAGCGCGACATCGATGCACTGAGCCGCTGCGGTCTTCCAGTCCGCGAAGAGCGCGAGGGCCAGGCTCTTCGCTACTGGATCGAGCCAGGCGGGATCCCGGTCGCGCAGCTCACCCAATTGGAGCTCGGGTCCCTCGACGCAGCTTCCGCAGCCCTCAAACCGTTCGACCTCACGCCAATCTACGGCAATTACGAATCCGGCCGAGCAAAGGTATCGCCTCGCTCCAACGGCGCAGCTTTCGAGACGTCGGAGCCGGTTGGTCCCAGGGTCACTCTGAGCGTCTACGAGCCGCTTCTCCAGGGGATCCTCGGGAGCCGGCGGTGCCGCATCCGCTACACCCCGCGCACAGAGAAGGAGCCGCGTGAGTACGAGGTCGAGCCGTACCAGTTCTTCCTGGCATACGGGGTGACCTACCTGCGTGCACGGGTGCCGCCCCATGCCGGACGGGCGCAGTTCCTCATGCACCGGATCTCCGAAGCGACGCTTACTGACAGAGTGTTCGAGCGCAAGGCCCTGAAGACCACCGCCTTTAGGGTCTGGGAGTCCGAACCAGAGGACGTCGAGGTGGTCTTCTCTCCGAACATCGCGCCCCTCATCGCTGAGCGCTCCTGGCACCGCACACAGAAGCTCGAGCACCAACCTGACGGGAGCTTGGTCTTCAAGGCCAGTCTCTCTGGCAAGTCCGAGTTCGTGGGCTGGGTGATGTCCTGGGCGCCCTGGGCCGAGCTCGTGAAACCCGAGGCCTGGCGAAAGGAGCTGTTGGATCGCGCCGGACAGGCTGCTGAGACACACAAGTTGCGTCCTTGTGGCTGA